One Phenylobacterium hankyongense DNA segment encodes these proteins:
- a CDS encoding type II secretion system F family protein produces MTPPDFMQSSPAALPVALAVGFANFLTILAVLRALSPKDLVGARARSHAKRRRELRTALLTPRRAERTRSIGLARQLVERLKLSRGRDAKEAADLLTQAGWRSADATAVFLALRLASPLIVAVAGYLLAPFVLTKLSGTTHLLIGVGAMGLGAYLPTMMLKNAIQKRRLKIQKALPDALDLFVICAEAGLSLDAAVTRVGREIGPGAPELADELGLTGIELGFLPDRREALLNFSRRVATPQVRGLVNTLVQTEKYGTPLAQSLRVLASEFRDTRMMKAEEKAARLPAILTVPMIIFVLPPLFIILIGPAIIRVMAVSFG; encoded by the coding sequence ATGACGCCCCCCGATTTCATGCAGAGCAGTCCCGCGGCCCTGCCGGTGGCGCTGGCCGTGGGTTTCGCCAACTTCCTCACCATCCTGGCGGTGCTCAGGGCGCTGTCGCCCAAGGACCTGGTCGGCGCGCGGGCCCGCAGCCACGCCAAGCGCCGGCGCGAGCTCCGCACCGCACTGCTCACGCCCCGCCGGGCGGAACGCACCCGCTCAATCGGCCTTGCCCGGCAGTTGGTCGAGCGGCTGAAGCTCAGCCGCGGCCGCGACGCCAAGGAGGCGGCGGACCTGCTGACCCAGGCCGGCTGGCGGTCGGCAGACGCCACCGCGGTCTTCCTGGCGCTGCGCCTGGCGAGTCCCCTGATCGTGGCGGTCGCCGGCTATCTGCTGGCGCCGTTCGTCCTGACCAAGCTCAGCGGCACGACCCACCTGCTGATCGGGGTCGGGGCGATGGGGCTCGGCGCCTACCTGCCGACCATGATGCTGAAGAACGCCATCCAGAAGCGCCGCCTGAAGATCCAGAAGGCGCTGCCGGACGCGCTCGACCTGTTCGTGATCTGCGCCGAGGCGGGCCTCAGCCTCGATGCGGCGGTCACCCGCGTCGGCCGCGAGATCGGGCCGGGCGCTCCGGAGCTGGCCGACGAGCTCGGCCTCACCGGCATTGAGCTGGGCTTCCTGCCGGACCGGCGCGAGGCGCTCCTCAACTTCTCGCGGCGGGTGGCCACGCCGCAGGTGCGCGGCCTGGTCAACACGCTGGTGCAGACCGAGAAGTACGGCACGCCGCTGGCCCAGTCCCTGCGGGTGCTGGCGTCCGAGTTCCGCGACACCCGCATGATGAAGGCCGAGGAGAAGGCCGCCCGCCTGCCGGCCATCCTCACCGTGCCGATGATCATTTTCGTCCTGCCGCCGCTGTTCATCATCCTGATCGGCCCCGCCATCATCCGGGTCATGGCGGTCTCGTTCGGCTGA
- a CDS encoding AAA family ATPase — MALPLIAQTGQAAPDFLALVADDVTREGVRQAAAQFGWPPGRVREGGVAAARAYLETSPAPAILLVDVSDCDDVLAAMDGLAEFCDAHTRVVAIGMVNDISLYRALMQLGVSDYLVKPLSAEALAEALRRAERSERPAPTSRPSRTVALIGARGGVGATSLAVSLAWGLAHEQQLRTVLLDLDLQFGAAALSLDLETGRGLRELLSHPERIDSLLIGSAVSPAGERLRILGAEESLEAQIDVGPEGLEALVATLSEGADVIVIDTPRRLDALSRAALAQADVVGVVTDLSLPAMRDAQRLLKLLAATRPDGEVLLIGNRVGGVAGEVPRSEFERAAGRALDFAVPFDAKAAAAAAEQGKSLLSVARPGPAATELRRLVGRFAGAATAAAAAEKSSWFTRVLGK; from the coding sequence ATGGCCCTCCCCCTCATCGCGCAGACCGGCCAGGCGGCGCCGGACTTCCTCGCCTTGGTGGCGGATGACGTGACCCGCGAAGGGGTGCGCCAAGCCGCGGCCCAGTTCGGCTGGCCGCCGGGCCGCGTCCGCGAGGGCGGGGTCGCGGCCGCCCGCGCCTACCTGGAGACTTCGCCGGCCCCGGCGATCCTGCTGGTCGACGTCAGCGACTGCGACGACGTGCTGGCGGCCATGGACGGGCTGGCGGAGTTCTGCGACGCCCACACCCGCGTCGTCGCCATCGGCATGGTGAACGACATCTCCCTCTATCGCGCCCTGATGCAGCTGGGCGTCAGCGACTACCTGGTGAAGCCGCTGTCGGCCGAGGCGCTGGCGGAGGCCCTGCGGCGCGCCGAGCGCAGCGAACGGCCCGCGCCGACCTCACGGCCCAGCCGGACCGTGGCGCTGATCGGGGCCCGCGGGGGCGTCGGCGCCACCAGCCTGGCCGTGTCGCTGGCCTGGGGCCTGGCCCACGAACAGCAGTTGCGCACGGTGCTGCTGGACCTCGACCTGCAGTTCGGCGCCGCGGCGCTGAGCCTGGACCTGGAGACCGGACGCGGCCTGCGCGAACTGCTGTCCCACCCCGAACGGATCGACAGCCTGCTGATCGGCTCGGCCGTCAGTCCGGCGGGCGAGCGCTTGCGGATCCTCGGCGCGGAGGAGTCCCTGGAGGCGCAGATCGATGTCGGACCCGAGGGGCTGGAGGCCCTGGTGGCGACGCTTTCCGAAGGCGCCGACGTGATCGTCATCGACACGCCCCGCCGGCTCGACGCCCTGAGCCGCGCCGCCCTGGCGCAGGCCGACGTGGTGGGCGTGGTCACCGACCTCAGCCTGCCGGCCATGCGCGACGCCCAGCGGCTGCTGAAGCTGCTGGCCGCGACCCGCCCCGACGGCGAGGTTCTGCTGATCGGCAACCGCGTGGGCGGCGTGGCCGGCGAGGTTCCCCGCTCGGAGTTCGAGCGCGCCGCCGGCCGTGCACTGGATTTCGCCGTGCCGTTCGACGCCAAGGCCGCCGCCGCCGCCGCCGAGCAGGGCAAGTCGCTGCTCTCCGTCGCGCGGCCCGGCCCCGCGGCGACCGAGTTGCGGCGGTTGGTCGGCCGCTTCGCCGGCGCCGCGACGGCGGCGGCCGCCGCCGAGAAGTCCTCCTGGTTCACCCGCGTGCTGGGGAAGTAA
- a CDS encoding CpaF family protein, whose product MFGRRSASPTTPPDPAAPARHQAPRLTVLSNDRPPAAPDAAMQLAPDTVPVETAPIQDKIEDAARLVQPLVLERIDSEAASRLDREALAHQLGPLVGEIVAELKIQFNQREQGELVTRLLNDMMGLGPLEPLLADDTVTDIMVNGPKQIYVEQRGKLVLTGARFRDNAHVMSVAGRIVSQIGRRIDESSPLVDARLADGSRVNIIIPPLAIDGATISIRKFSKRAIDLDVMARQANVSPEMATVLKIAARSRLNILISGGTGSGKTTLLNALSQMIAGDERVVTIEDAAELQLQQPHVVRLETRPSNLEGRGEITMRDLVKNALRMRPDRIILGEIRGGEAMDMLQAMNTGHDGSLGTIHANRPREALTRLENMVGMSGITLPSRAVRTQIAAAVQMIVQVSRMRDGVRRVTSITEVVGMEGEVITTQELFAYKFEGEAADGRLKGRFESAGLRPAFSERAAYFGLDRLLLDAIG is encoded by the coding sequence ATGTTCGGTCGACGAAGCGCGTCCCCCACGACCCCGCCCGATCCGGCGGCGCCCGCACGTCATCAAGCTCCGCGCCTGACCGTGCTCTCCAATGATCGGCCGCCGGCCGCGCCCGACGCGGCTATGCAGCTGGCGCCCGACACCGTTCCGGTCGAGACGGCCCCGATCCAGGACAAGATCGAGGACGCCGCCCGCCTCGTGCAGCCGCTGGTCCTGGAGCGCATCGACAGCGAGGCCGCCAGCCGGCTGGACCGGGAGGCCCTCGCCCACCAGCTCGGGCCGTTGGTCGGGGAGATCGTCGCGGAGCTGAAGATCCAGTTCAACCAGCGCGAACAGGGCGAGCTGGTGACGCGCCTGCTCAACGACATGATGGGCCTCGGCCCGCTGGAGCCGCTGCTCGCCGACGACACCGTCACCGACATCATGGTGAACGGGCCCAAGCAGATCTACGTCGAGCAGCGCGGCAAGCTGGTGCTGACCGGCGCCCGGTTCCGCGACAACGCCCATGTGATGAGCGTCGCTGGCCGCATCGTCAGCCAGATCGGCCGCCGGATCGACGAATCCTCGCCGCTGGTGGACGCCCGCCTGGCCGACGGCAGCCGGGTCAACATCATCATCCCGCCGTTGGCCATCGACGGCGCCACCATCTCGATCCGGAAGTTCTCCAAGCGGGCCATCGACCTCGACGTGATGGCGCGCCAGGCCAATGTCTCGCCGGAGATGGCGACGGTGCTGAAGATCGCCGCCCGGTCGCGCCTGAACATCCTGATCTCCGGCGGCACCGGCTCCGGCAAGACGACCCTACTCAACGCCCTGTCGCAGATGATCGCCGGCGACGAGCGGGTGGTCACCATCGAGGACGCCGCCGAGCTGCAGCTGCAGCAGCCGCACGTGGTGCGCCTGGAGACCCGCCCCTCCAACCTCGAGGGCCGCGGTGAGATCACCATGCGCGACCTGGTGAAGAACGCCCTGCGGATGCGTCCCGACCGGATCATCCTCGGCGAAATCCGCGGCGGCGAGGCCATGGACATGCTGCAGGCCATGAACACCGGCCACGACGGCTCGCTCGGCACCATCCACGCCAATCGCCCGCGCGAGGCGCTGACCCGGCTGGAGAACATGGTCGGCATGTCCGGGATTACCCTGCCCAGCCGGGCCGTCCGCACCCAGATCGCCGCGGCCGTGCAGATGATCGTCCAGGTCAGCCGCATGCGCGACGGCGTGCGCCGGGTGACCAGCATCACCGAGGTGGTCGGCATGGAGGGCGAAGTCATCACCACCCAGGAGCTGTTCGCCTACAAGTTCGAGGGCGAGGCCGCCGACGGCCGCCTCAAGGGGCGCTTCGAGTCCGCGGGCCTGCGCCCGGCCTTCTCCGAGCGGGCGGCCTACTTCGGGCTCGACCGCCTGTTGCTGGACGCCATCGGATGA
- a CDS encoding N,N-dimethylformamidase beta subunit family domain-containing protein, producing MPPACYTDRLSVRPGERFVLHASATGPCRLEIARIGAVRETVLRLDGIETQDLPVPPDADRDGCGWPVVTGIEVGDWRSGYYDLVLTDAAGEAAHHFVCVKARAGAPGPRTVLVLATNTLHAYNYFGGANAYCDVDALMSRRLPLPEAMAGAIGRLSALRPFPPLLLSAPADMPRLVNLRKRGFEERPWAGADPAWSRAHGQSPYDGSAGFLNKWEHAFVAWAEGEEGLAFDYLTDRDLDDDPAALEPYGVVLLVGHSEYWSGPERAALDAFVDGGGRLAIFSGNTGFWKVRWDGPTMVCHKWRGQTAEDVSDPERTHLWSHPMFGAPEAEITGLSFIFGGYHRLGLCAARGQGGYTVYRADHWALEGADLFYGDVFGDALPLLGYENDGCALTFGEDGLPAPVPRLGVPRDLEIIALAPCAFAEPEDTGYRPLIPPEQLDVVAKIAYGDAGPAAQARVTRGHAVMASFRRGAGEVFNAGTTEWAHGLAAGDPFVTRITRNVLKRFGAA from the coding sequence ATGCCTCCGGCCTGCTACACCGACCGGCTGAGCGTGCGGCCCGGCGAGCGGTTCGTCCTGCACGCCTCGGCGACCGGTCCCTGCCGGCTGGAGATCGCGCGCATCGGCGCCGTTCGGGAAACCGTGCTGCGCCTGGATGGGATCGAGACGCAGGACCTGCCCGTCCCGCCCGACGCCGACCGCGACGGCTGCGGCTGGCCCGTGGTCACCGGGATCGAGGTCGGCGACTGGCGGAGCGGCTACTACGACCTCGTGCTGACCGACGCCGCGGGCGAGGCGGCCCACCACTTCGTCTGCGTGAAGGCCCGGGCCGGCGCGCCGGGACCGCGCACCGTGCTGGTGCTCGCCACCAACACCCTGCACGCCTACAACTACTTCGGCGGCGCCAACGCCTACTGCGACGTGGACGCGCTGATGTCGCGCCGCCTGCCGCTGCCCGAGGCCATGGCCGGCGCCATCGGCCGGCTCTCGGCGCTCCGGCCCTTCCCGCCCCTGCTGCTCAGCGCGCCCGCCGACATGCCGCGGCTGGTGAACCTGCGGAAGCGCGGCTTCGAGGAGCGGCCCTGGGCCGGCGCCGATCCGGCCTGGTCACGGGCGCACGGCCAGTCGCCCTATGACGGCTCGGCCGGGTTCCTGAACAAGTGGGAGCACGCCTTCGTCGCCTGGGCGGAGGGCGAGGAAGGCCTGGCCTTCGACTATCTCACCGACCGCGACCTGGACGACGATCCCGCCGCGCTGGAGCCCTACGGCGTGGTGCTGCTGGTCGGCCACAGCGAATACTGGTCGGGGCCCGAGCGGGCGGCGCTGGACGCCTTCGTCGACGGCGGCGGCCGGCTGGCGATCTTCTCCGGCAACACCGGCTTCTGGAAGGTGCGCTGGGACGGCCCGACGATGGTCTGCCACAAATGGCGCGGCCAGACCGCCGAGGACGTGTCCGACCCCGAGCGCACGCACCTGTGGTCGCATCCGATGTTCGGAGCCCCGGAAGCGGAGATCACCGGCCTCAGCTTCATCTTCGGCGGCTACCATCGCCTGGGCCTGTGCGCCGCCCGCGGCCAGGGCGGCTATACGGTCTATCGCGCCGACCACTGGGCGCTCGAGGGCGCGGACCTCTTCTACGGCGACGTGTTCGGCGACGCCCTGCCCCTGCTGGGCTACGAGAACGACGGCTGCGCCCTGACCTTCGGGGAGGACGGCCTGCCGGCGCCGGTCCCACGCCTCGGCGTGCCCCGCGACCTCGAGATCATCGCCCTCGCGCCCTGCGCCTTCGCCGAGCCCGAGGACACCGGCTACCGCCCGCTGATCCCGCCCGAACAACTCGATGTGGTGGCGAAGATCGCCTATGGCGACGCCGGTCCCGCCGCCCAGGCGCGCGTCACCCGCGGCCATGCGGTGATGGCCAGCTTCCGGCGCGGCGCGGGCGAGGTGTTCAACGCCGGCACGACGGAATGGGCCCACGGCCTGGCCGCCGGCGACCCCTTCGTCACCCGGATCACCCGCAACGTCCTGAAGCGGTTCGGCGCCGCCTGA
- a CDS encoding TonB-dependent receptor, with protein MKTGLMGASALCGLILGAPAAWAADVPPTVAELVVTAQKRAENVQDVPISITALSAQQLKDQHVNNILDLNGLSPSLSIKTDDNAANPKIFIRGVGLNDFNPNTATAVGIYVDGVYIGSPLAQMGQFFDLERIEVLRGPQGTLYGRNTTGGAINVITRKPTQTYSADASVEYGNYNTLNVEGGVGGPIIKDVLAFRLAATGTWDDGYTLNRLTGDHGNNQDHWTTRGSLLFTPSPNFSLLAQVRYGQSQGGSIWAYNRSLLPQTAAATGPDGFCAPGFYTSGQCTDVVGYANTSSNLYQGDYHLQGKDKVRTFGAAVTATWDLGAVSLVSVTGYDTAHRNDVEDTDAGPNDVITADYLARQSVGSEELRLQSNGEGRAKWVLGVYAARDYLWTNSYYDILRLARDPTPENPGGADLANSIGVFGWPFKQSTTSYAAFGQVDYKLTDRLTGTVGLRYSYDKKTFHYTSNAEFGAVTFFTVDASKTFGSLSGKLGLQYQLSDTANVYATYNRGYKSGGFFGGQATDPALVAPYRDEKVNAFEIGAKSEWFDHRLRANLSAFYYDYKDLQVYNLILVGALTEQIFTNASGARIYGAEAELAATPITGLTLQLGASALSAEYRNFRSLAGDFSGNTLPNAPKFSLNGLAQYEWDMMGGKMRVEADATYRSKVFYDTRNLDRLSDGSRTFVNARVGWLTADQRYEFGVWGRNIFDETNISDIIPIEGLGFDLFSMAKPRTYGVYLRYNY; from the coding sequence ATGAAGACGGGATTGATGGGCGCCAGCGCCCTATGCGGACTGATACTGGGCGCGCCTGCGGCCTGGGCGGCCGACGTGCCCCCGACCGTCGCGGAACTGGTGGTGACCGCCCAGAAGCGGGCCGAGAACGTCCAGGACGTTCCGATCTCCATCACCGCGCTGTCCGCCCAGCAGCTGAAGGACCAGCACGTCAACAACATCCTGGACCTCAACGGGCTGTCGCCGTCGCTGTCGATCAAGACCGACGACAACGCCGCCAACCCGAAGATCTTCATCCGCGGCGTCGGGTTGAACGACTTCAATCCGAACACCGCCACCGCGGTCGGCATCTATGTGGACGGGGTCTACATCGGCTCACCGCTGGCCCAGATGGGGCAGTTCTTCGACCTGGAGCGGATCGAGGTGCTGCGCGGACCGCAGGGCACCCTCTACGGGCGCAACACCACCGGCGGGGCGATCAACGTCATCACCCGCAAGCCCACCCAGACCTATTCCGCCGACGCCTCGGTGGAATACGGCAACTACAACACCCTCAACGTCGAGGGCGGCGTCGGCGGCCCGATCATCAAGGACGTGCTGGCCTTCCGGTTGGCCGCGACGGGGACCTGGGACGACGGCTACACGCTGAACCGGCTGACCGGCGACCACGGCAACAACCAGGACCACTGGACCACGCGCGGCTCGCTACTGTTCACGCCGAGCCCGAACTTCAGCCTGCTGGCCCAGGTGCGCTACGGCCAGTCGCAGGGCGGCTCGATCTGGGCCTACAACCGCTCGCTCCTGCCGCAGACCGCCGCCGCCACCGGTCCGGACGGCTTCTGCGCGCCCGGCTTCTACACCTCCGGCCAGTGCACCGACGTGGTCGGCTACGCCAACACCAGTTCCAACCTCTACCAGGGCGACTACCACCTGCAGGGCAAGGACAAGGTCCGCACCTTCGGCGCGGCGGTGACCGCCACCTGGGACCTGGGCGCCGTCAGCCTGGTCTCGGTGACCGGCTACGACACCGCCCACCGCAACGACGTCGAGGACACCGACGCCGGGCCCAACGACGTGATCACCGCCGACTACCTGGCGCGGCAGTCGGTCGGCAGCGAGGAACTGCGCCTGCAGTCCAACGGCGAAGGCCGCGCCAAGTGGGTGCTGGGCGTCTACGCCGCGCGCGACTACCTCTGGACCAATTCCTACTACGACATCCTGCGGCTCGCGCGGGACCCCACGCCCGAGAACCCGGGCGGGGCGGACCTCGCCAACTCCATCGGAGTCTTCGGCTGGCCCTTCAAGCAGTCCACCACCAGCTACGCCGCCTTCGGCCAGGTGGACTACAAGCTCACAGACCGCCTGACCGGCACCGTCGGGCTGCGCTATTCCTACGACAAGAAGACCTTCCACTACACCAGCAACGCCGAGTTCGGGGCGGTGACCTTCTTCACGGTCGACGCTTCGAAGACCTTCGGTTCGCTGTCCGGCAAGCTCGGCCTGCAGTACCAGCTGAGCGACACCGCCAACGTCTACGCCACCTACAACCGCGGCTATAAGAGCGGCGGGTTCTTCGGCGGCCAGGCCACCGATCCGGCCCTGGTCGCGCCCTATCGGGACGAGAAGGTCAACGCCTTCGAGATCGGCGCCAAGAGCGAGTGGTTCGATCACCGCCTGCGCGCCAACCTGTCGGCCTTCTACTACGATTACAAAGACTTGCAGGTCTACAACCTGATCCTGGTGGGGGCGCTCACCGAGCAGATCTTCACCAACGCCTCGGGCGCGCGGATCTACGGCGCAGAGGCCGAACTGGCCGCCACGCCGATCACCGGCCTCACCCTGCAGCTGGGCGCCTCGGCGCTCAGCGCCGAATACCGCAACTTCCGTTCCCTCGCCGGCGACTTCTCGGGCAACACCCTGCCCAACGCCCCGAAGTTCAGCCTCAACGGCCTGGCGCAGTACGAGTGGGACATGATGGGCGGCAAGATGCGGGTGGAGGCCGACGCCACCTATCGCAGCAAGGTGTTCTACGACACCCGCAACCTCGACCGCCTCTCCGACGGGAGCCGGACCTTCGTCAACGCCCGCGTCGGCTGGCTCACCGCCGACCAGCGCTACGAGTTCGGCGTCTGGGGCCGCAACATCTTCGACGAGACCAACATCAGCGACATCATCCCGATCGAGGGCCTGGGCTTCGACCTGTTCAGCATGGCCAAGCCGCGCACCTACGGCGTCTATCTGCGCTACAACTACTAG
- the cpaB gene encoding Flp pilus assembly protein CpaB, with translation MLSTRRLTFLGLAILLSGATVVLTQQWLQGQLKHARDSARAQTVAPAASRVLVAAQALPAGTILKAAQVRWQAWPADASTAGYFTSAGTTPEQMAGAVARTDLAPGEPLSAARVVQPGDRSFLAAVLKPGYRAVTVNVGASTGVAGFVFPGDRVDLILSRGVDGGAGAAKRFVSETVLSDVRVVGVDQRVANEKKDVLIPQTATLEVTPKQAEIVTLVGELGKLSLSLRSLATPADAPASGNTVTRTWDNEATQVAAARPAAAPATHPIRAPRAAAAPSVVVIRGSQASSAGAAP, from the coding sequence GTGCTCTCGACCCGTCGTCTCACGTTCCTGGGCCTGGCGATCCTCCTCTCGGGGGCGACCGTGGTCCTCACCCAGCAATGGCTCCAGGGCCAGCTGAAGCACGCCCGCGACAGCGCCCGCGCCCAGACCGTCGCGCCGGCGGCCAGCCGCGTGCTCGTGGCCGCCCAGGCCCTGCCGGCGGGAACCATCCTCAAGGCCGCCCAGGTGCGCTGGCAGGCCTGGCCGGCCGACGCCTCCACGGCGGGCTACTTCACCAGCGCCGGCACGACCCCCGAGCAGATGGCGGGCGCCGTCGCGCGCACCGACCTCGCGCCCGGCGAGCCGCTCAGCGCCGCGCGTGTCGTCCAGCCCGGCGACCGCAGCTTCCTGGCCGCGGTGCTGAAGCCGGGCTACCGCGCCGTGACGGTCAATGTCGGCGCCAGCACCGGCGTCGCCGGCTTCGTCTTCCCCGGCGACCGGGTGGACCTGATCCTCAGCCGCGGCGTGGACGGCGGTGCGGGCGCGGCCAAGCGCTTCGTCAGCGAGACCGTGCTCAGCGACGTGCGCGTGGTCGGCGTCGACCAACGGGTCGCCAACGAGAAGAAGGACGTCCTCATCCCCCAGACCGCCACCCTGGAGGTCACCCCCAAACAGGCCGAGATCGTCACCTTGGTCGGCGAGCTCGGCAAACTTTCCCTCAGCCTGCGCAGCCTCGCCACGCCGGCCGACGCGCCGGCGTCCGGGAACACCGTGACGCGGACCTGGGACAATGAGGCGACCCAGGTGGCCGCCGCCCGCCCGGCCGCCGCGCCGGCGACGCACCCCATCCGCGCGCCGCGCGCGGCCGCCGCGCCGTCCGTCGTGGTGATCCGCGGCAGCCAGGCCAGCAGCGCAGGAGCCGCTCCATGA
- a CDS encoding type II secretion system F family protein → MMLALLLPVLLGAVVLLALAALGPGASGKRQLVKRARALGHGRAPGPKGAAAPRLQRAGQSRLDTLAQRFVPRPAVLRARLAATGKPISIGQYAAVSGIIMAAVGVAALMFGASPLFALLAAAADGLFLPHVAVSFLMARRRGKFLKVFAEAIGLIVRGLRAGLPVTETIAVVGQEISEPVGGEFRTVADQIRLGMPVEDAMWQAARRVGLPEFNFLVISLSVQRETGGNLAETLENLEQILRRRQQMRLKIRAMSSEATASALIIGSLPFVMAILMSVVNRDYLSVLFTQPLGRLMLGGGVASLVSGSLIMRQMVKFEI, encoded by the coding sequence ATGATGCTCGCCCTGCTCCTCCCCGTCCTGCTGGGCGCGGTCGTGCTGTTGGCGCTGGCGGCCCTGGGCCCCGGCGCGTCGGGCAAGCGCCAGCTGGTCAAGCGGGCTCGCGCGCTGGGACATGGCCGCGCCCCCGGTCCCAAGGGGGCCGCCGCGCCGCGCCTGCAACGGGCCGGCCAGTCCCGGCTCGACACCCTGGCCCAGCGCTTCGTGCCGCGTCCGGCCGTGCTGCGCGCCCGCCTGGCGGCCACCGGCAAGCCGATCAGCATCGGCCAGTACGCCGCCGTCTCCGGGATCATCATGGCCGCAGTCGGCGTCGCGGCGCTGATGTTCGGCGCCTCGCCACTGTTCGCCCTGCTGGCGGCCGCAGCCGACGGGCTATTCCTGCCGCACGTGGCGGTGAGCTTCCTGATGGCGCGCCGGCGCGGCAAGTTCCTGAAGGTGTTCGCCGAGGCCATCGGCCTGATCGTCCGCGGCCTGCGGGCCGGCCTGCCGGTGACCGAGACCATCGCGGTGGTGGGCCAGGAGATCTCCGAGCCCGTCGGCGGTGAGTTCCGCACCGTCGCCGACCAGATCCGGCTGGGCATGCCGGTGGAGGACGCCATGTGGCAGGCGGCCCGCCGGGTCGGCCTGCCGGAGTTCAACTTCCTGGTCATCAGCCTGTCGGTCCAGCGCGAGACCGGCGGCAACCTCGCCGAGACCCTGGAGAACCTGGAGCAGATCCTGCGCCGCCGCCAGCAGATGCGGCTGAAGATCCGCGCCATGTCCTCGGAGGCCACGGCCAGCGCCCTGATCATCGGCTCGCTGCCCTTCGTCATGGCGATCCTGATGTCGGTGGTGAACCGCGACTACCTGAGCGTGCTGTTCACCCAGCCGCTGGGCCGCCTGATGCTGGGCGGCGGCGTCGCCAGCCTGGTCTCCGGCTCCCTGATCATGCGCCAGATGGTGAAGTTCGAGATATGA
- a CDS encoding type II and III secretion system protein family protein, producing the protein MKTFAALSAALALSFGAYAPTAAHAASEVVGGAASQLTLEVGKGRLIRLDRAAATVFIADPKVADVQVKSPTLIYVIGKGSGATSLFAIDAHEQMIANLGVTVGFDEARLRDVLKRQAPNSQVEVSSANDSLVLTGKVASASEGADILRIAAQFVQGDEKDRAAHLINRLTVEAPNQINLRVRVAEVSHQANEILGFNWESFAPIGQGVLGLVTGNPVFTQDTPRKIIGRQNGANNLFAGYSKGATDINVLIDALNQKGLVSILAEPNLTAVSGEPASFLAGGEYPIPVPQPGSQNQVTIEYKKYGVSLDFVATILDGGRITLNVRPEVSQLSDAGAITLNGITVPALTTRRAETTVDLASGQSFAIGGLLQNTVTQNVRKFPALGDAPILGALFRSKQFQKNESELVIIVTPYLVKPVSQKLATPTDLFKSTVQAAAVETAATVAAAPAPPIPAAKIKG; encoded by the coding sequence ATGAAGACCTTCGCCGCCCTCTCCGCCGCCCTGGCGCTTTCCTTCGGCGCCTACGCCCCGACCGCCGCGCACGCCGCGTCCGAGGTCGTGGGCGGGGCCGCCAGCCAGCTCACGCTCGAAGTCGGCAAGGGCCGGCTGATCCGTCTCGATCGGGCGGCGGCCACGGTCTTCATCGCCGATCCCAAGGTGGCGGACGTGCAGGTGAAGTCGCCGACGCTGATCTACGTGATCGGCAAGGGGTCCGGCGCCACCAGCCTGTTCGCCATCGACGCGCACGAGCAGATGATCGCCAACCTCGGCGTGACCGTGGGCTTCGACGAGGCCCGCCTGCGCGACGTACTGAAGCGCCAGGCCCCCAACAGCCAGGTCGAGGTGTCCAGCGCCAACGATTCCCTGGTGCTGACCGGCAAGGTCGCCTCGGCCTCCGAAGGCGCGGACATCCTGCGCATCGCCGCCCAGTTCGTGCAGGGCGACGAAAAGGACCGGGCCGCCCACCTCATCAACCGGCTGACCGTCGAGGCCCCCAACCAGATCAACCTGCGGGTCCGCGTGGCGGAGGTCTCCCACCAGGCCAACGAGATCCTCGGCTTCAACTGGGAAAGCTTCGCCCCCATCGGCCAGGGCGTGCTGGGGCTGGTCACCGGCAATCCGGTGTTCACCCAGGACACGCCGCGCAAGATCATCGGCCGCCAGAACGGGGCCAACAACCTCTTCGCCGGCTACAGCAAGGGCGCGACCGACATCAACGTGCTGATCGACGCCCTGAACCAGAAGGGCCTGGTCAGCATCCTGGCCGAGCCCAACCTGACGGCGGTCAGCGGCGAGCCGGCGAGCTTCCTGGCGGGCGGCGAGTACCCGATCCCGGTGCCCCAACCCGGCAGCCAGAACCAGGTCACCATCGAGTACAAGAAGTACGGCGTCAGCCTGGACTTCGTGGCCACCATCCTGGACGGCGGCCGCATCACCCTGAACGTACGGCCCGAGGTCAGCCAGCTCTCCGACGCCGGCGCCATCACCCTCAATGGCATCACGGTGCCGGCGCTCACCACCCGCCGCGCCGAGACCACGGTGGACCTGGCCAGCGGTCAGAGCTTCGCCATCGGCGGCCTGCTGCAGAACACCGTCACCCAGAACGTCAGGAAGTTCCCCGCCCTCGGCGACGCGCCGATCCTCGGCGCTCTGTTCCGCTCCAAGCAGTTCCAGAAGAACGAGTCCGAGCTGGTGATCATCGTCACGCCCTACCTGGTGAAGCCGGTGAGCCAGAAGCTCGCCACCCCGACGGATCTCTTCAAGTCCACCGTTCAGGCCGCCGCCGTCGAGACCGCAGCCACCGTCGCAGCCGCGCCGGCGCCCCCCATCCCTGCCGCCAAGATCAAGGGCTAG